One Helianthus annuus cultivar XRQ/B chromosome 12, HanXRQr2.0-SUNRISE, whole genome shotgun sequence genomic region harbors:
- the LOC110894284 gene encoding MLO-like protein 14, giving the protein MSSEVDQEESRSLALTPTWSVATVLTVFVVVSLLVERSIHRLSNWLKKTNRKPLLAAVDKMKEELMLLGFISLLLTATSSIISNICIPSKYYNGAFAPCTRSEVDEELENNERKLFMTFVYPQRRVLNVLNQNKCRKDYEPFVSYEGLEQLHRFIFVMAITHVSYSCLTMLLAVVKIHSWRRWEDEAQVDRHDVLTEISRNDIFKRQSTMAKFHSSNPLVRNGCVTWMICFFRQFGRSVVRADYLTLRKAFIMNHHLTSKYDFHSYMIRSMEEEFQRIVGVSGPLWGFVVAFMLFNVKGSNLYFWIAIIPITLVLLVGTKLQHVIATLALESAEITRYYTETRLKPRDELFWFKKPELLLSLIHFILFQNAFELASFFWFWWQFGYNSCFIKNHTLVYIRLVLGFMGQFLCSYSTLPLYALVTQMGTNYKAALIPQRIRDTIHGWGKEARRRRRRLGIYDDSTTIHTDTSTVISVEEFDHHELDGLAPAEGLEIEMQPHSVLMTGGSGSPRVANENSSRAGAPLLRPCASVSSSASPSFVPEIVTRSSSLPVQRE; this is encoded by the exons ATGTCATCTGAGGTTGACCAGGAAGAGTCAAGATCTTTGGCTTTGACTCCAACATGGTCTGTGGCTACAGTGTTGACCGTCTTTGTTGTTGTTTCTTTGCTTGTTGAGAGATCAATTCACCGGTTAAGCAAT TGGTTGAAGAAAACAAACCGCAAGCCGTTGCTTGCTGCCGTGGATAAAATGAAAGAAG AGTTGATGCTTCTTGGCTTCATTTCTCTCCTTCTTACAGCCACTTCCAGTATTATATCAAATATTTGTATCCCCTCAAAATACTATAATGGCGCATTTGCTCCGTGCACCAGATCCGAGGTTGATGAAGAATTGGAGAATAATGAGCGGAAACTTTTTATGACTTTTGTATATCCTCAGAGGAGAGTTTTGAACGTGTTGAATCAGAACAAGTGTCGGAAG GATTACGAGCCCTTTGTATCATATGAAGGCCTTGAGCAATTACACCGGTTTATTTTCGTCATGGCGATAACTCACGTGTCTTACAGTTGCTTAACGATGCTTCTTGCTGTTGTGAAG ATCCACAGTTGGAGGAGATGGGAGGATGAGGCTCAAGTGGATCGCCATGATGTGCTAACCG AAATTTCAAGAAATGACATTTTTAAGAGGCAATCAACTATGGCCAAATTCCACTCGTCAAATCCGTTGGTTAGGAATGGTTGCGTTACTTGGATG ATATGTTTCTTTCGGCAATTTGGGCGTTCGGTTGTTCGTGCAGATTACCTTACACTCCGTAAAGCCTTCATCATG AACCATCACCTCACATCAAAATATGATTTTCACAGTTATATGATTCGGTCTATGGAAGAAGAGTTTCAAAGAATAGTTGGAGTTAG TGGCCCACTTTGGGGATTTGTGGTTGCCTTTATGCTATTCAATGTAAAAG GATCGAATCTTTATTTCTGGATTGCCATTATTCCAATTACA CTTGTTTTACTCGTGGGGACAAAATTGCAACATGTTATTGCTACTTTGGCACTCGAGAGTGCTGAAATTACTCGATATTATACGGAAACGAGACTAAAGCCTCGAGATGAACTCTTTTGGTTTAAGAAGCCAGAATTACTGCTCTCCTTAATCCATTTCATTCTTTTCCAG AACGCATTTGAGCTAGCTTCGTTCTTTTGGTTCTGG TGGCAATTCGGCTATAATTCTTGCTTTATCAAGAACCACACGCTCGTGTATATACGGCTGGTTTTGGG GTTCATGGGCCAGTTCTTATGCAGCTATAGCACCCTACCGCTTTATGCACTTGTTACCCAG ATGGGTACGAATTACAAGGCTGCGTTAATTCCGCAGCGAATACGAGATACAATCCATGGATGGGGAAAGGAAGCCCGAAGAAGGAGAAGGCGGTTAGGAATATACGATGACTCGACGACCATTCACACAGACACAAGCACAGTGATATCCGTAGAGGAATTTGACCACCACGAGCTAGATGGGTTGGCACCCGCTGAGGGTCTTGAAATCGAGATGCAGCCACATAGTGTTCTAATGACGGGTGGTTCAGGTTCCCCGCGTGTGGCTAATGAAAATTCTAGTCGTGCCGGTGCACCTCTGCTTAGACCTTGTGCATCTGTGTCTTCTTCGGCTTCACCAAGTTTTGTGCCGGAAATTGTTACGAGATCGTCGTCATTGCCAGTTCAGCGAGAATGA
- the LOC118485008 gene encoding CCHC-type zinc finger protein CG3800-like translates to MAAKASDDGKRKREGENSHRSGRKSTRFKRDSQQSVEKTKCETCRKYHLRKCRFESQTLSCGICKSQEHKTLDCKELKDATCYGCNEKGHIKTNCPRNQKKPEEAKRTNA, encoded by the coding sequence ATGGCTGCCAAGGCCTCTGATGATGGTAAGAGAAAAAGGGAGGGTGAGAATTCTCATCGCTCCGGTAGGAAGAGTACCAGGTTTAAAAGAGACAGCCAGCAGTCGGTTGAGAAGACCAAGTgcgaaacctgtaggaaataccacctcaggaaatgcagatttgaatctcagACTCTAtcgtgtggaatttgcaagtctcaAGAACATAAAACCCTGGATTGCAAGGAACTAAAAGATGCAACATGTTATGGTTGTAACGAGAAGGGacatatcaagaccaactgccctaggAATCAGAAGAAGCCCGAAGAAGCCAAGAGAACAAACGCATGA